The following coding sequences are from one Saccopteryx bilineata isolate mSacBil1 chromosome 3, mSacBil1_pri_phased_curated, whole genome shotgun sequence window:
- the LOC136330190 gene encoding tetrapeptide repeat homeobox protein 2-like, which yields MQEPEFPEGFSPSLGPPKRKRQQRTMYSAEQRQELEEFFASKLYPTYEEREALAAKLNLQENQVQLWFKNRRAKHNRLLGLTKKKGRGARAAPQGPGVCTSAPPPAPAGLVFPEDPVLPVGPVFSGDPIRLAGPVFPEDPVFSGDPVFPGVPALSEDTGFCSATPPSALGVVPAAEPGVSSHSQARWDPAQGAQTMVPVVPAPAPAPVWPRGSYTSNLSPDPLVTTGFTELLEGPSSSFSSDYQEGDDSVSADNSSSKMLLIL from the exons GTTTCTCACCGTCCCTAGGACCCCCAAAGAGAAAGCGGCAGCAGCGCACGATGTACAGCGCAGAACAGAGGCAGGAGCTGGAGGAATTCTTTGCGAGCAAGCTTTATCCGACCTACGAGGAACGCGAGGCCCTGGCAGCCAAGCTAAACCTTCAAGAGAACCAAGTGCAG TTGTGGTTTAAGAACCGCAGGGCCAAACACAATAGGCTGCTGGGACTGACCAAGAAGAAAGGCCGGGGTGCCCGCGCTGCACCCCAGGGCCCTGGAGTCTGCACGTCTGcgcctccccctgcccctgcgGGCCTCGTGTTCCCCGAGGACCCGGTGCTCCCCGTGGGCCCTGTGTTCTCTGGTGACCCCATACGCCTTGCGGGCCCTGTGTTCCCCGAGGACCCTGTATTCTCCGGAGACCCCGTGTTCCCTGGGGTCCCTGCGCTCTCCGAGGACACAGGTTTCTGCAGCGCCACTCCGCCCAGCGCCTTAGGAGTCGTCCCAGCAGCGGAACCCGGCGTCTCCAGCCACAGCCAGGCCCGGTGGGACCCTGCGCAGGGCGCCCAGACCATGGTCCCGGTTGTACCAGCTCCGGCCCCTGCTCCAGTCTGGCCTCGGGGCTCCTACACCTCCAATCTCTCTCCAGACCCCCTTGTGACCACTGGTTTCACAGAGCTCTTGGAGGGACCCTCCTCGTCCTTCTCATCTGACTACCAAGAGGGAGATGACTCTGTGAGTGCGGACAATTCGAGCTCCAAGATGTTACTGATTCTATAG